The Chryseolinea soli genome contains a region encoding:
- a CDS encoding sensor histidine kinase has product MNFGFNDFRTRVILRVILLGLTMALFMYMVTRPNMLFAALLTGIIIVLQLTEIFRFVSQTNRKLTRFLESVKYSDFISGFASDNKLGKSFKDLNIAFNEVLEAFRRARSEKEEHGQYLNTVVQQVRTGILSFDTEGNVQLVNANAKKFMGITNIKNINELIHINPKLYHSINSVESGKSELYKGSNELYLTIQSTELRIRGTDVKLVTLQNIQPELQQQELEAWQNLTRVLRHEIMNSITPISSLTSTLREILDHDMEKKEDHYELQQEGAEDLREGLSTIENRSKGLIKFIDAYREYTSLPKPKMATVRLKDLIEHVAQLMKTELKKTHINFHYTCSSEYLTIQADVEMIEQVLINLLKNAIEALAETEKPLLEMTGFYDENAVIIQIRDNGSGIIKEALEHIFVPFYTTKRQGSGIGLSLSRQIMQMHNGSITVVSEPDVETVFTLRF; this is encoded by the coding sequence TTGAACTTCGGATTTAATGACTTCAGAACCCGCGTCATCCTGCGGGTGATCCTGCTGGGCCTCACCATGGCTTTGTTTATGTACATGGTCACGCGCCCCAACATGCTCTTTGCCGCGTTGCTCACCGGGATCATTATTGTTCTCCAGCTCACGGAGATCTTCCGTTTTGTGAGCCAGACCAACCGGAAGCTTACACGCTTCCTGGAGTCGGTGAAATATTCCGATTTTATTTCGGGGTTTGCGTCCGACAATAAGCTGGGAAAATCCTTTAAAGACCTCAACATTGCCTTCAACGAAGTGCTCGAAGCCTTCCGCAGGGCACGTTCTGAAAAAGAGGAACACGGGCAATATCTCAACACGGTGGTGCAACAGGTCCGCACGGGTATTCTTTCGTTCGACACCGAAGGCAATGTGCAGCTGGTCAACGCCAATGCCAAGAAGTTCATGGGCATCACCAACATCAAAAATATCAACGAGCTCATTCACATCAACCCGAAGCTTTATCACTCCATCAACAGCGTGGAGTCGGGCAAGAGCGAGCTCTACAAGGGCAGCAACGAGCTTTACCTCACCATTCAGTCCACCGAGCTGCGCATCCGCGGCACGGACGTGAAGCTCGTGACGTTGCAAAACATCCAGCCGGAATTGCAACAACAAGAACTGGAGGCCTGGCAAAACCTCACGCGCGTGTTGCGCCATGAGATCATGAACTCCATCACGCCCATCTCGTCGCTCACCTCCACCCTGCGCGAGATCCTTGATCACGATATGGAGAAGAAAGAAGATCACTACGAGTTGCAGCAAGAGGGTGCGGAAGATTTGCGCGAAGGCCTCAGCACCATCGAGAACAGAAGCAAGGGTCTGATCAAATTCATCGACGCTTACCGCGAATATACCTCGCTTCCCAAACCCAAGATGGCGACCGTTCGCCTCAAAGATCTTATCGAACACGTGGCCCAGCTGATGAAGACGGAGTTGAAGAAAACACACATCAACTTTCACTACACGTGTTCATCCGAATACCTCACCATCCAGGCCGATGTGGAAATGATCGAGCAAGTGCTGATCAACCTGTTGAAGAATGCCATCGAGGCGCTGGCGGAAACTGAAAAACCGTTGTTAGAAATGACGGGGTTCTATGATGAGAACGCCGTGATCATACAAATCCGCGACAATGGTTCGGGTATTATCAAGGAAGCGTTGGAGCATATTTTTGTGCCGTTCTACACCACCAAACGCCAGGGTTCCGGCATCGGCCTAAGCCTTTCGCGTCAGATCATGCAAATGCACAACGGTTCCATCACCGTCGTTTCCGAACCCGACGTGGAAACGGTTTTTACCTTGAGGTTTTAA
- a CDS encoding DUF7151 family protein — translation MNTINEKLPRAFSSFLVASIVAMAMSCHDGSDGLTSLMNVTNEAAGAKCLDGGLKVETGIDTNRNGTLDAGEVQQTEFVCNGVNNQNTLTKYTTEHAGSNCGAGGQKIETGRDSNGDGTLEENEIQQTMFVCNGMNGVTLNEIRVKITSNAGNPGQGTGFSYTELFDFDIRNYPGIDSVIFVVDNALSYEGFASFQLYDATHSAYIDGSIVSTTVVDNVTYKGVRLYSENILSKLPQSKADFNVALTKPGQFDHAFLFLYDVK, via the coding sequence ATGAATACGATAAATGAAAAATTACCGCGGGCCTTTAGCAGTTTCCTCGTGGCCAGTATTGTAGCGATGGCAATGTCATGTCACGATGGGTCGGACGGTTTAACAAGTCTAATGAATGTCACCAATGAAGCTGCGGGCGCAAAGTGCCTGGATGGTGGACTTAAAGTGGAAACCGGCATCGACACCAATAGAAATGGTACGCTCGATGCGGGAGAAGTTCAGCAAACAGAATTTGTTTGCAATGGCGTTAATAATCAGAATACGCTCACGAAATACACGACCGAACATGCGGGTTCAAATTGCGGCGCTGGTGGACAGAAAATCGAAACCGGGAGGGACTCGAACGGCGATGGAACACTCGAGGAGAACGAAATCCAACAAACCATGTTTGTATGCAACGGTATGAATGGTGTGACCTTAAACGAGATAAGGGTAAAGATAACTAGTAATGCAGGTAACCCCGGCCAAGGAACCGGTTTTTCCTACACTGAACTATTCGACTTTGATATAAGAAACTATCCCGGAATCGACTCGGTAATATTTGTTGTAGACAATGCCCTTTCTTATGAGGGCTTTGCGAGCTTTCAATTATATGACGCAACACATAGCGCCTACATCGACGGATCGATAGTCAGCACTACTGTCGTGGATAATGTGACCTACAAAGGAGTGCGTCTCTACAGCGAAAATATTCTATCTAAATTACCTCAATCTAAGGCGGATTTTAACGTGGCGTTAACCAAGCCCGGGCAGTTTGATCATGCCTTTCTGTTTTTGTATGACGTAAAATAA
- a CDS encoding sigma-54-dependent transcriptional regulator: MEQKQGKILIVDDNEDLLKAAKMHLKRHFAQVDVEKNPEALPALMNNEDYDVILLDMNFTKDVSSGSEGYYWLERILQQDPSAVVVLITAYGDIQMAVKAIKAGATDFVLKPWENEKLQATLYSAMRLRESRDVIETLKIKNQEINQVLNDRYSEIIGQSAAMQKIFQTIDRVAKTDANVLILGENGTGKELIARAIHRNSARKNENFASVDLGSITETLFESELFGHKKGSFTDAKEDRPGRFELANNGTLFLDEIGNLSMPLQAKLLTVLQNRKVSRVGSNKDTPIDIRLICATNMPLYDMVKENRFRQDLLYRINTIEIEIPALRERFEDIPLLANHFLKHYAAKYDKPVTKISEGAMSRMHKHPWPGNIRELQHAIERAIILSSSNVLQPEDFNFTTASSTKEDGQLSLEQYNLEEVEKLLIRKVLKKYNGNITQAASELGLTRSSLYRRLEKYGL; this comes from the coding sequence ATGGAACAGAAACAAGGAAAAATCCTCATTGTAGACGATAACGAAGATCTTCTGAAAGCCGCCAAGATGCACCTCAAACGGCATTTTGCCCAGGTCGATGTCGAAAAGAACCCCGAGGCCTTGCCCGCCCTCATGAACAACGAGGATTACGATGTGATCCTGCTGGACATGAACTTCACCAAAGACGTGAGCAGCGGCAGCGAAGGCTACTATTGGCTGGAGCGCATCCTGCAGCAAGATCCGTCGGCGGTAGTCGTGCTCATCACCGCCTATGGCGACATTCAAATGGCCGTAAAAGCCATTAAGGCCGGCGCCACCGACTTTGTGCTCAAACCCTGGGAAAACGAAAAACTACAGGCCACCCTCTATTCGGCCATGCGCCTCCGCGAGTCGCGCGACGTCATCGAAACCCTCAAGATCAAAAACCAGGAGATCAACCAGGTGCTCAACGACCGCTACAGCGAGATCATTGGTCAAAGCGCCGCCATGCAAAAGATCTTCCAGACCATCGACCGCGTGGCCAAAACCGACGCCAACGTGCTCATCCTGGGCGAGAACGGCACGGGGAAAGAGCTGATCGCCCGCGCCATCCACCGGAATTCCGCACGCAAGAACGAGAACTTTGCCAGTGTCGATCTGGGCTCCATCACGGAGACCCTATTCGAAAGCGAGCTTTTCGGACATAAGAAAGGATCGTTCACCGACGCCAAAGAAGACCGCCCCGGACGTTTCGAATTGGCCAACAACGGCACCTTGTTCCTGGACGAGATCGGCAACCTGTCCATGCCCCTGCAAGCCAAGCTGCTCACCGTGTTGCAAAACCGGAAAGTGAGCCGCGTGGGGTCCAACAAGGATACACCGATCGACATCCGGCTGATCTGCGCTACCAACATGCCGCTGTATGACATGGTGAAGGAGAATCGTTTCCGGCAGGATTTGCTGTATCGGATCAACACTATCGAGATTGAAATTCCCGCTCTACGCGAGCGCTTTGAAGATATTCCTTTGCTGGCCAATCACTTTTTGAAACACTATGCCGCCAAATATGACAAGCCGGTGACGAAGATCAGCGAAGGCGCGATGTCGCGCATGCACAAGCATCCCTGGCCGGGGAACATTCGCGAGTTGCAGCACGCTATTGAGCGGGCGATCATTTTGAGCAGCAGCAATGTGTTGCAGCCAGAGGATTTCAATTTCACTACGGCATCGTCTACGAAGGAGGATGGGCAGCTGAGCTTGGAGCAATACAATCTTGAAGAGGTGGAGAAGCTGCTTATTCGGAAGGTCCTGAAGAAGTACAACGGGAACATTACGCAGGCGGCTTCGGAGTTGGGACTCACCCGGTCGTCGTTGTATCGCCGGTTGGAAAAGTATGGCTTGTAA
- a CDS encoding efflux RND transporter periplasmic adaptor subunit — protein sequence MDKQIKKKIWTVKRIATYSGIALFVIFIGYQFIFADRRSKLKIEKDKITISDVKRGVFQEFIPQTGVIEPARTVYLDAVEGGTIKRVVAESGSMLKAGDVILELSNLNREITVLTQEANLNESINRVRETRLQLNQNDLQQRQTLALIESQLQILGPQYLRQKQLFEKKLISKQEFEKTEADYKYNLQNKKITYEVYRIDSLDRKRQMAQMNFSEMKMTQSLDGMGKILDNLVIRAPLDGQLSRPQLDAGQNVNPGQRLGQVDVVGSYKVKVPIDELYLPRITTGLHATTTFNNKDYALQIMYIYPTIINGRFDVDMDFVGDVPPGIRRGQSLRLRIELGQSSEELLLPVGGFYKDTGGNWVFVLDGENKAVRRDVKLGRKNTENFEVLEGLKPGDKVITSSYENFGNNEVLMLN from the coding sequence ATGGACAAGCAAATCAAGAAGAAGATCTGGACAGTGAAACGAATAGCCACCTACAGCGGCATTGCTCTTTTCGTAATATTCATTGGCTATCAGTTTATTTTTGCCGACCGGCGGTCGAAACTCAAGATCGAAAAAGACAAGATCACCATCTCCGACGTGAAGCGTGGTGTATTCCAGGAATTCATCCCGCAAACCGGTGTCATCGAGCCGGCCCGCACGGTTTATCTTGATGCGGTGGAAGGCGGAACGATCAAGCGCGTGGTGGCTGAAAGTGGTTCCATGCTGAAAGCCGGTGATGTTATTTTAGAGCTAAGCAACCTTAACCGCGAAATTACAGTCTTAACGCAGGAAGCAAACCTGAACGAAAGTATCAACCGCGTGCGCGAAACCCGCCTGCAGCTTAACCAGAACGACTTGCAGCAGCGGCAAACGTTGGCCCTCATTGAGAGCCAGTTGCAAATTTTGGGTCCGCAATACTTGCGTCAGAAGCAACTTTTTGAAAAGAAACTGATCTCTAAACAGGAATTTGAAAAGACCGAGGCGGACTATAAATACAACCTCCAGAATAAAAAGATCACGTACGAAGTGTACCGGATCGATTCCCTGGATCGGAAGCGTCAGATGGCGCAAATGAACTTTTCCGAAATGAAGATGACCCAAAGCCTCGACGGCATGGGAAAGATCCTGGATAACCTCGTTATCCGCGCCCCGCTGGATGGTCAGCTTTCCCGCCCGCAGCTCGATGCCGGCCAGAACGTGAACCCCGGCCAGCGCCTCGGACAAGTGGACGTGGTGGGGAGCTATAAAGTGAAAGTGCCTATTGATGAATTGTATTTACCCCGCATCACGACCGGGTTGCACGCCACGACAACGTTTAACAATAAGGATTATGCCCTGCAAATCATGTATATTTATCCGACCATCATAAACGGAAGGTTCGATGTGGACATGGATTTTGTAGGGGATGTGCCCCCCGGAATTCGCCGCGGTCAGTCCCTCAGATTGCGGATAGAATTGGGCCAGTCGTCGGAAGAGCTGTTGTTGCCTGTGGGCGGATTTTATAAAGATACCGGCGGAAACTGGGTATTTGTGTTGGATGGCGAAAACAAAGCGGTACGCCGCGATGTGAAACTGGGACGGAAAAATACCGAGAACTTCGAAGTACTGGAAGGCCTGAAACCGGGCGATAAGGTGATCACCTCGTCGTACGAGAACTTTGGCAACAATGAAGTATTGATGCTGAATTGA
- a CDS encoding ABC transporter ATP-binding protein, with protein MIKLKNLEKVYTTEEVETTALNNINLDIKEGEFVAIMGPSGCGKSTLLNILGLLDNPSGGEYHFGEHEVAKYSERQRAQLRKGSIGFVFQSFNLIDELTVFENVELPLLYMKVPASERKQRVEEVLERMNIMHRRNHFPQQLSGGQQQRVAISRAIVAKPKVILADEPTGNLDSANGEEVMKLLSQLNEEGTTIVMVTHSPYDANYAHRIINLFDGKVVTENIKEQFHI; from the coding sequence ATGATCAAACTTAAGAACCTTGAAAAAGTCTACACGACTGAAGAAGTAGAAACCACCGCCCTCAACAATATCAACCTTGATATAAAGGAAGGTGAGTTTGTGGCCATTATGGGTCCCTCCGGTTGCGGTAAATCCACGCTGTTGAACATCCTTGGTTTGCTGGACAATCCGTCCGGCGGCGAGTATCACTTCGGCGAACACGAAGTGGCCAAGTACTCCGAACGTCAGCGTGCCCAATTGCGCAAAGGCTCCATCGGCTTCGTGTTCCAAAGCTTTAACCTCATCGACGAACTCACCGTATTCGAAAACGTTGAGCTGCCCTTGCTCTACATGAAGGTGCCTGCGTCCGAAAGAAAACAACGCGTAGAAGAAGTGCTGGAGCGCATGAACATCATGCACCGCCGCAACCACTTCCCGCAACAACTGTCGGGTGGTCAGCAACAACGTGTGGCCATTTCCCGTGCCATCGTAGCGAAACCTAAAGTGATCCTGGCCGATGAACCTACCGGTAACCTGGACTCTGCCAACGGCGAAGAAGTGATGAAGCTCCTTTCGCAATTGAACGAGGAAGGAACCACCATCGTGATGGTAACCCACTCGCCCTACGATGCCAACTATGCTCACCGCATCATCAACCTGTTCGACGGTAAGGTGGTAACGGAGAACATCAAGGAGCAATTCCATATCTAA
- a CDS encoding ABC transporter permease, which yields MIQNFLRITIRNMMKNKLFIFINVFGMGIAIACCIVAYFNWEFDARFNTHHVNAPTIYRVSSIREFEKQTTLYGHAPIPLGAAIRQNIPDVKHVMRLWWSYSDFKVEDNIFRAGLAYADPDIFDMFTFEFINGSPAALKDKSKVVLSDEMAIKLFGSTDVVGKMLTQVDGAILKEKEVGGVFKKQPAGSSFAEDSYTHFDNFFDDVKEVTENDWKNRDMLFVQIDDASRVPVVQKQLQTFVENNNKVREDFVIKEFLLDPFVGMAQRDENMDTWSRLHPSSPKAAVISPIVMAVLILLIACFNMTNTAIAISSRRLKEIGIRKVMGSVRVQLIVQFIGETMFICFVALIVGLFLGEVLLLSWNALWTEMKLTSHYLDNPSFLIFLVAVLFFTGLVAGSYPAFYISNFEPVSILKGQMKFGGTNYFTRTLLALQYAISLTAIIFAIAFYANSRYQSNFDLGFNEKSVIIAYVSNQGEFDTYRNAIQQNKDIVSVAGSKHSIFSSGYNDPIKYESKQMETDIIEVGDGYLNTMSMHLVEGRDFIKDSESDKKESIIVTEKLAKDFGWDKPLGKEILWMDTVKLYVIGVVKDIYTNGLWDKMDPLMLRYIGPEQYTHVIVSGPMDKMVSINKAMEAQWKQVFPNRIYNGRFIDEMTVEARQVNDNIVKMFAFLGIVALMLSGTGLYTLVSLNIIKKMKEIGIRKVLGASVSNITRIINTEFVIILVIASALGSWLSYYAVDWLMDSIWDYYLPMSGVTVAVSVFILFFISAAAIGYKVLGAATMNPVNTLRVE from the coding sequence ATGATCCAAAACTTTTTACGCATCACGATTCGCAACATGATGAAGAACAAACTGTTCATCTTCATCAACGTTTTTGGGATGGGCATCGCGATTGCCTGCTGCATTGTGGCTTATTTTAACTGGGAGTTCGATGCGCGTTTCAACACGCATCACGTCAATGCACCCACGATCTACCGTGTAAGCTCCATCCGTGAGTTTGAAAAACAAACGACGCTCTACGGCCATGCCCCGATCCCGCTGGGCGCTGCCATCCGCCAAAACATACCGGATGTGAAACACGTCATGCGCCTCTGGTGGTCGTATTCCGATTTTAAAGTAGAAGACAATATTTTTCGCGCCGGCCTGGCCTATGCCGATCCCGATATCTTCGACATGTTTACATTTGAATTTATCAACGGCAGTCCCGCGGCCCTGAAAGATAAATCCAAGGTGGTGCTCAGCGACGAGATGGCCATCAAACTGTTTGGCTCTACCGACGTGGTAGGCAAAATGCTCACCCAGGTAGACGGTGCCATTCTGAAGGAAAAGGAAGTAGGAGGGGTGTTTAAAAAGCAACCCGCCGGTTCCAGCTTCGCCGAGGACTCCTACACACACTTCGATAACTTCTTCGACGACGTGAAGGAGGTCACCGAAAACGACTGGAAGAACCGCGACATGCTGTTCGTACAGATCGACGACGCCAGCCGTGTGCCGGTCGTGCAAAAGCAGCTTCAGACGTTCGTGGAAAATAACAACAAGGTCCGCGAGGATTTTGTCATCAAAGAATTTTTACTCGATCCCTTCGTGGGCATGGCGCAACGCGACGAAAACATGGACACGTGGTCGAGATTGCACCCTTCCAGCCCAAAGGCCGCGGTGATCAGCCCCATCGTGATGGCCGTGTTGATCCTGCTCATCGCCTGTTTCAACATGACCAACACCGCGATTGCCATTTCTTCGCGAAGACTGAAGGAGATCGGCATCCGCAAAGTGATGGGCAGCGTGCGCGTCCAGCTCATCGTTCAATTCATCGGCGAAACGATGTTCATTTGCTTTGTTGCATTGATCGTCGGCTTGTTTTTGGGTGAGGTGTTATTGTTGTCATGGAATGCCTTGTGGACGGAGATGAAGCTCACGTCCCATTACCTCGACAATCCTTCATTTTTGATTTTCCTGGTGGCTGTATTGTTTTTCACAGGCCTGGTGGCCGGCAGCTACCCGGCTTTTTACATCAGCAATTTCGAGCCCGTCAGCATTTTAAAAGGCCAGATGAAGTTTGGGGGCACAAATTATTTCACCCGCACACTGCTGGCCCTTCAATACGCCATCTCCCTCACCGCCATCATCTTCGCCATCGCCTTCTATGCCAACTCCAGGTATCAATCCAACTTCGACCTGGGATTCAATGAGAAGAGTGTCATCATCGCCTACGTGAGCAACCAGGGCGAGTTCGATACCTATCGCAACGCGATTCAACAAAATAAGGACATCGTTTCCGTCGCGGGTTCCAAGCACAGTATTTTCTCTTCCGGATATAACGACCCGATCAAGTACGAATCCAAACAAATGGAGACCGACATCATTGAAGTGGGCGACGGCTACTTGAACACCATGAGCATGCACCTGGTGGAAGGCCGCGACTTTATTAAAGATTCTGAAAGCGACAAAAAAGAATCCATCATCGTCACCGAAAAACTGGCAAAGGATTTCGGCTGGGACAAACCCCTGGGCAAAGAGATCCTCTGGATGGACACCGTCAAGTTATATGTGATCGGCGTGGTGAAAGATATCTACACGAACGGCCTGTGGGATAAAATGGACCCGTTGATGCTCCGCTACATCGGCCCCGAGCAATACACCCATGTGATCGTGAGTGGTCCGATGGATAAAATGGTTTCTATCAACAAAGCCATGGAAGCCCAGTGGAAACAAGTGTTCCCCAACCGGATCTACAACGGACGCTTTATAGACGAGATGACCGTAGAAGCCCGCCAGGTGAACGACAACATTGTGAAGATGTTTGCCTTCCTGGGCATCGTGGCCCTGATGCTGTCGGGCACGGGCTTGTATACCCTGGTGTCGTTGAACATCATCAAGAAAATGAAGGAGATCGGCATCCGCAAAGTGTTGGGCGCATCCGTGTCCAACATCACGCGCATCATCAATACGGAATTCGTGATCATCCTGGTCATCGCCTCGGCGCTCGGATCGTGGTTGAGCTACTATGCCGTGGATTGGCTCATGGACAGCATCTGGGATTACTATCTCCCCATGTCGGGTGTCACCGTGGCCGTTTCGGTGTTCATTTTGTTCTTCATTTCGGCAGCGGCTATCGGCTACAAAGTGTTGGGCGCCGCGACCATGAACCCGGTGAATACATTGCGGGTGGAGTGA
- a CDS encoding ABC transporter permease: MFKNYFKVAVRNILKHKFFSAINILGMTTGIAACLLIILYITDELSYDTFHANADRIYQVGLHGKLGGQDIRTSNTCPPIAAAMVAEIPEVQAATRITPRFGRPPVKYEDKVFTEEKVFYADSNFFEFFSFRLKEGDIKNVLKEPNTVVLTEEMVKKYFGNEPAVGKILAIGDDKTAFKVTGIAENPPSNSHFGFNILLSSESNKDLKTGIWLNNFMYSYFMLQPNAKIEAVNKKYEHLVEKYIGPELEKFMGTTLAQMKASGGAFGYFSTKITDIHLRATAQDSLEAGGNVTYIYFFGGIGAFIIFIACINFMNLSTARSAGRAKEVGLRKTLGSQRGQMIGQFLAESMLYSLVAVVLALGACYFLLPSFNLLSGKLMNMRVLASPQLLLGIAGLIVFVGLVAGSYPAFYLTSFNAVEVLKGKVRAGMKTKGVRSFLVICQFALSIFLIIFTLVVYQQIQYMQEKNLGIDKNNILILSSTSRLGTNKEAFKNALAQQTGIVKLSYTTNTFPGVNSTTIFKSAGSEQDHIMGVYFADQDQQDVIRFEMKEGRYFSREFPNDSTAIVLNEAAVREFGFDQPIGEEILYNGDGDGTTTTHLRVIGVVKNFNFESFKTDVRPISIRLTKDANNLMIRYEGSPKALVATVEKLWKEHSTNEPFEYTFLDENFDELFRAEQRMGNLFSIFSGLAIFIASLGLFALAAFTSEQRTKEIGIRKAMGATVFSLTVLLSKEFTKLVLIAFVPAAIGGWYVSNQWLQSFTYRIPVDPMVVILSGLGAILVAWLTVSYQSIKAARSNPVESLRYE, encoded by the coding sequence ATGTTTAAAAACTATTTCAAAGTTGCCGTCAGGAATATCCTGAAGCACAAATTCTTTTCCGCCATCAACATCCTGGGCATGACCACGGGTATTGCCGCATGCTTGCTCATCATTCTGTACATCACCGATGAGTTGAGCTACGATACTTTCCATGCCAACGCCGACCGCATCTACCAGGTGGGCCTTCACGGAAAACTTGGTGGCCAGGACATCCGCACGTCAAACACCTGCCCGCCGATCGCCGCGGCCATGGTGGCCGAGATCCCCGAAGTGCAGGCAGCCACACGCATAACGCCCCGCTTTGGACGTCCGCCCGTGAAATACGAAGACAAAGTGTTTACGGAGGAAAAGGTTTTCTATGCCGACTCCAATTTCTTTGAGTTCTTCAGCTTCCGCCTGAAGGAAGGCGACATCAAGAATGTGCTGAAAGAACCCAACACCGTGGTGCTCACCGAGGAGATGGTTAAGAAGTACTTTGGCAACGAGCCGGCTGTCGGAAAAATCCTGGCCATTGGCGACGACAAGACCGCCTTCAAAGTGACGGGTATCGCCGAAAACCCACCATCGAACTCCCACTTCGGATTCAACATCCTGTTGTCGAGCGAATCGAACAAGGACTTGAAAACGGGCATCTGGCTTAACAATTTCATGTACAGCTACTTCATGCTCCAGCCCAACGCCAAGATCGAGGCCGTCAACAAAAAGTATGAGCACCTGGTGGAGAAATACATCGGTCCCGAATTGGAAAAATTCATGGGCACCACACTGGCGCAGATGAAAGCCAGCGGCGGCGCCTTCGGTTATTTCAGCACCAAGATCACGGACATACATTTGCGTGCCACTGCCCAGGATTCACTGGAAGCGGGCGGTAATGTGACCTACATCTATTTCTTTGGCGGCATCGGCGCTTTCATCATCTTCATCGCCTGTATCAACTTTATGAACTTGTCGACCGCACGCTCGGCGGGAAGGGCCAAGGAAGTTGGCCTGCGCAAGACCTTGGGCTCCCAACGCGGCCAGATGATCGGTCAGTTCCTGGCGGAGTCCATGTTGTATAGCCTCGTCGCCGTTGTGCTGGCCTTGGGCGCTTGTTATTTCCTGTTGCCGTCGTTCAACTTGCTATCGGGCAAGCTCATGAACATGCGTGTTTTGGCGAGTCCGCAGTTGCTCTTGGGCATTGCAGGGCTCATTGTGTTTGTGGGGCTGGTGGCCGGTAGCTATCCCGCTTTCTATCTCACCTCGTTCAATGCGGTGGAAGTACTGAAAGGAAAAGTGCGCGCCGGTATGAAGACCAAGGGGGTGAGAAGCTTCCTGGTGATTTGCCAGTTTGCACTGTCCATCTTCCTGATCATTTTCACGTTGGTGGTCTATCAACAGATTCAATACATGCAGGAGAAGAACCTGGGCATCGACAAAAACAACATTCTGATCCTGAGCAGCACAAGCCGGTTAGGTACCAATAAAGAAGCTTTTAAAAACGCGCTGGCCCAACAAACCGGCATCGTGAAGCTCAGCTACACCACCAATACATTTCCGGGCGTTAACAGCACCACCATCTTCAAATCGGCCGGCTCCGAACAAGACCACATCATGGGGGTTTACTTTGCCGACCAGGATCAACAGGATGTGATCCGGTTTGAAATGAAGGAAGGACGTTATTTCTCCCGCGAATTTCCCAACGACTCGACGGCCATCGTCCTCAACGAAGCCGCCGTGCGCGAATTTGGTTTTGATCAGCCCATCGGAGAAGAAATATTATACAATGGCGATGGCGACGGCACCACGACCACTCACCTCCGAGTGATCGGCGTGGTGAAGAATTTCAACTTCGAATCGTTCAAAACCGACGTGCGCCCCATTTCTATCCGCCTCACCAAAGATGCCAACAACCTCATGATCCGCTACGAAGGCAGCCCCAAGGCATTGGTGGCCACGGTTGAAAAACTTTGGAAGGAACACTCCACCAACGAGCCGTTCGAATACACGTTCCTGGACGAAAACTTTGACGAGTTGTTCCGCGCCGAGCAGCGCATGGGCAACCTCTTCAGCATTTTCTCGGGATTGGCCATCTTCATTGCTTCCCTTGGATTGTTTGCGCTGGCCGCATTCACCTCGGAACAACGCACCAAGGAAATCGGCATCCGTAAAGCGATGGGGGCAACCGTGTTCAGCCTCACCGTTTTGTTGTCGAAGGAGTTCACCAAACTGGTGCTGATTGCGTTTGTGCCGGCCGCCATTGGCGGGTGGTATGTGAGCAACCAGTGGCTGCAAAGCTTTACCTACCGCATTCCCGTAGATCCCATGGTGGTGATCCTGAGCGGGCTGGGAGCCATCCTGGTGGCTTGGCTGACGGTGAGCTACCAATCCATAAAAGCGGCCCGTTCAAACCCCGTGGAATCGCTCCGGTATGAATAG